Proteins encoded together in one Passer domesticus isolate bPasDom1 chromosome 6, bPasDom1.hap1, whole genome shotgun sequence window:
- the LOC135302010 gene encoding serine/arginine repetitive matrix protein 2-like — MFTVAAQPPPHVTRPANRSARRRPAAPAAPAGSDTRRPPAAPPESPHRHRAGTAPVLHRYCTAAPPESPHRDRDRTGTAPPLRRRARTGTGPVLHRYCTGTAPPLRRRAGTGTGPARLRYCTGTAPPLRRRARTGTAPVPGPPLRRRAPHRDRSGTAPPLRRRALTGTAPVPLRYCTAAPPESPHRHQHRTGTAPVPHRAGTAAPPESPHRHRTAPLPLLPPRPRPLLPCAQQPLTPSRPAPKPQ; from the exons ATGTTTACTGTGGCGGCGCAGCCCCCGCCCCACGTGACCCGCCCGGCCAATCGCAGCGCCCGCCGCCGAccggccgcgccgg CCGCGCCCGCAGGCAGCGACacgcgccgcccgcccgccgctccgCCGGAGAGCCCGCACCGGCACCGGGCCGGTACTGCACCGGTACTGCACCGGTACTGCACCGCCGCTCCGCCGGAGAGCCcgcaccgggaccgggaccgcaCCGGTACTGCACCGCCGCTCCGCCGGAGAGCCCGCACCGGGACCGGGCCGGTACTGCACCGGTACTGCACCGGTACTGCACCGCCGCTCCGCCGGAGagccggcaccggcaccgggccGGCACGGCTCCGGTACTGCACCGGTACTGCACCGCCGCTCCGCCGGAGAGCCCGCACCGGGACCGCTCCGGTACCGGGACCGCCGCTCCGCCGGAGAGCCCCGCACCGGGACCGCTCCGGTACTGCACCGCCGCTCCGCCGGAGAGCCCTCACCGGGACCGCTCCGGTACCGCTCCGGTACTGCACCGCTGCTCCGCCGGAGAGCCCGCACCGGCACCAGCACCGCACCGGCACCGCTCCGGTACCGCACCGGGCCGGGACCGCTGCTCCCCCGGAGAGCCCGCACCGGCACCGCACCGCCCCCTTACCGCTTCtccccccccggccccgcccgctcctgccgtgtgctcagcagcccctcacacccTCCCGGCCCGCTCC
- the ATXN3 gene encoding ataxin-3 isoform X1 → MESIFHERQEGSLCAQHCLNNLLQGEYFSPVELSSIAQQLDEEERMRMAEGGVSSEEYRTFLQQPSVNMDDSGFFSIQVISNALKVWGLELILFNSPEYQRLGIDPINEKSFICNYKEHWFTVRKLGKQWFNLNSLLMGPELISDTYLALFLAQLQQEGYSIFVVKGDLPDCEADQLLQMIRVQQMQRPKLIGEEAAQSRDQRLPRSDVDQAIEVNHPFDGTGMLDEDEENFQRALALSRQEIDMEDEEADLRRAIQLSMQGSRRSELSGSLPQNVPQSSHSSQTDSLSSEELRRRRQAYFEKQQHQLQQQDQTPNLKDKAPLSSSTAEPGAGGDMSEEDMLQAAMNMSLESVRNQLNSEEEK, encoded by the exons ATGGAGTCGATCTTCCACGAGCGG CAAGAAGGCTCATTGTGTGCTCAACATTGTCTGAATAATTTGCTGCAAGGTGAATACTTCAGTCCTGTTGAGTTATCCTCTATTGCACAGCAAttggatgaggaagaaaggatgagAATGGCAGAGGGAGGAGTATCTAGTGAAGAATACAGAACATTTCTACAG CAGCCTTCTGTAAATATGGATGATAGTGGATTCTTCTCAATTCAA GTTATAAGCAATGCCTTGAAAGTGTGGGGTTTAGAACTAATCCTCTTCAACAGCCCAGAGTACCAGAGACTTGGGATCGATCCTAT aaatgaaaaatcatttaTTTGTAATTATAAGGAACACTGGTTTACAGTTCGAAAGTTAGGAAAACAG TGGTTTAACTTGAACTCTCTCTTGATGGGTCCAGAACTAATATCAGATACATATCTTGCACTTTTCTTGGCTCAATTACAACAGGAAG gtTATTCCATATTTGTAGTAAAAGGTGACCTGCCAGACTGTGAGGCTGATCAGCTGCTGCAGATGATTCGGGTACAGCAAATGCAGCGACCAAAATTGATTGGAGAAGAAGCAGCACAGTCAAGAGATCAGAG GCTACCCAGAAGTGACGTGGACCAAGCAATAGAAGTTAACCATCCTTTTGACGGAACAGGCATGTTAGATGAAGATGAAGAGAATTTTCAGAGAGCCCTGGCTCTAAGTAGGCAGGAAATTGATATGGAGGATGAAGAAGCTGATCTTCGCAGAGCCATTCAGCTCAGCATGCAAG GTAGCCGTCGAAGTGAGCTCTCAGGCTCATTACCACAGAATGTGCCTCAGTCATCTCACAGCAGTCAGACAGACTCCCTTTCTTCAGAAGAACTGCGAAGGAGAAGACAAGCATATTTTGAAAA ACAGCAACATCAGCTACAGCAGCAAGATCAGACTCCAAACCTAAAGGACAAAGCACCTCTTAGTTCAAGCACTGCAGAACCTGGCGCAG GAGGTGATATGAGTGAAGAAGACATGCTTCAAGCAGCCATGAATATGTCTCTGGAGTCTGTCAGAAACCAATTGAATTCAGAAGAGGAGAAATAA
- the ATXN3 gene encoding ataxin-3 isoform X2, translating to MRMAEGGVSSEEYRTFLQQPSVNMDDSGFFSIQVISNALKVWGLELILFNSPEYQRLGIDPINEKSFICNYKEHWFTVRKLGKQWFNLNSLLMGPELISDTYLALFLAQLQQEGYSIFVVKGDLPDCEADQLLQMIRVQQMQRPKLIGEEAAQSRDQRLPRSDVDQAIEVNHPFDGTGMLDEDEENFQRALALSRQEIDMEDEEADLRRAIQLSMQGSRRSELSGSLPQNVPQSSHSSQTDSLSSEELRRRRQAYFEKQQHQLQQQDQTPNLKDKAPLSSSTAEPGAGGDMSEEDMLQAAMNMSLESVRNQLNSEEEK from the exons atgagAATGGCAGAGGGAGGAGTATCTAGTGAAGAATACAGAACATTTCTACAG CAGCCTTCTGTAAATATGGATGATAGTGGATTCTTCTCAATTCAA GTTATAAGCAATGCCTTGAAAGTGTGGGGTTTAGAACTAATCCTCTTCAACAGCCCAGAGTACCAGAGACTTGGGATCGATCCTAT aaatgaaaaatcatttaTTTGTAATTATAAGGAACACTGGTTTACAGTTCGAAAGTTAGGAAAACAG TGGTTTAACTTGAACTCTCTCTTGATGGGTCCAGAACTAATATCAGATACATATCTTGCACTTTTCTTGGCTCAATTACAACAGGAAG gtTATTCCATATTTGTAGTAAAAGGTGACCTGCCAGACTGTGAGGCTGATCAGCTGCTGCAGATGATTCGGGTACAGCAAATGCAGCGACCAAAATTGATTGGAGAAGAAGCAGCACAGTCAAGAGATCAGAG GCTACCCAGAAGTGACGTGGACCAAGCAATAGAAGTTAACCATCCTTTTGACGGAACAGGCATGTTAGATGAAGATGAAGAGAATTTTCAGAGAGCCCTGGCTCTAAGTAGGCAGGAAATTGATATGGAGGATGAAGAAGCTGATCTTCGCAGAGCCATTCAGCTCAGCATGCAAG GTAGCCGTCGAAGTGAGCTCTCAGGCTCATTACCACAGAATGTGCCTCAGTCATCTCACAGCAGTCAGACAGACTCCCTTTCTTCAGAAGAACTGCGAAGGAGAAGACAAGCATATTTTGAAAA ACAGCAACATCAGCTACAGCAGCAAGATCAGACTCCAAACCTAAAGGACAAAGCACCTCTTAGTTCAAGCACTGCAGAACCTGGCGCAG GAGGTGATATGAGTGAAGAAGACATGCTTCAAGCAGCCATGAATATGTCTCTGGAGTCTGTCAGAAACCAATTGAATTCAGAAGAGGAGAAATAA